A genome region from Dolichospermum compactum NIES-806 includes the following:
- a CDS encoding DUF29 family protein has protein sequence MEELLLLRELIEKQEYDQALEIVSQLEEMSREDKLAKIYSYAVILLLHLIKQEAEKRSTRSWEFSIYNSSKEIKKVNKRKKSGGFYANEEELQEILTDAFDTAIKKAALEAFEGIYTDNELKQKIDEEEIKVKAMNLIYSN, from the coding sequence ATGGAAGAACTATTATTATTACGGGAATTAATTGAAAAACAAGAATATGATCAAGCCTTAGAAATTGTCAGTCAGCTTGAAGAAATGTCAAGGGAAGATAAATTAGCTAAGATATATAGCTATGCAGTAATTTTATTACTACACTTAATTAAACAAGAAGCAGAAAAACGTAGCACTCGCTCTTGGGAGTTTTCGATTTATAATAGCAGCAAAGAAATCAAGAAAGTCAATAAGCGGAAAAAATCTGGTGGGTTCTATGCTAATGAAGAGGAGTTACAAGAAATTTTAACTGATGCTTTTGATACTGCTATTAAAAAAGCAGCATTGGAAGCTTTTGAGGGTATATACACAGATAATGAACTTAAACAAAAAATTGATGAAGAAGAAATTAAAGTTAAAGCTATGAATTTGATTTACAGTAATTGA
- a CDS encoding ABC transporter permease, with translation MWRDLLASRELAWRLLVRDISAQYRQSLLGVLWAFFPPIITALGLVVAKNAGAVNIGITDIPYPAYVMFSMSLWQTFVEALSGPLAAVGGARSMLAKINFPKEAIILAKLGEVFFNFGIKLILIFGLFLWFHIPVTWSVFLAPVALIHLIILGTAIGLLLAPLGTLYGDVGRVIPLIVTPWMLLTPVIFPVPKQGWFSVVVSWNPVTPLLVTARDLAISGVVSNPTGFWLVSGLSFVLLFVAWILYRLSMPFIVERMSS, from the coding sequence ATGTGGCGAGATTTGTTAGCATCAAGAGAATTAGCATGGCGGTTATTGGTGAGAGATATTAGCGCCCAATATCGCCAGTCTTTGTTGGGTGTGTTGTGGGCGTTTTTTCCACCCATTATCACAGCCTTGGGGCTGGTAGTTGCTAAAAATGCTGGGGCTGTAAATATTGGGATTACGGATATTCCCTATCCGGCTTATGTGATGTTTAGTATGTCACTATGGCAGACCTTTGTGGAGGCTTTGAGTGGTCCTTTGGCGGCTGTGGGTGGGGCTAGGTCAATGCTGGCAAAAATTAACTTCCCCAAGGAAGCGATTATTTTGGCTAAATTAGGCGAAGTGTTTTTTAATTTTGGTATTAAGTTAATTTTAATTTTCGGGTTATTCCTCTGGTTTCATATTCCCGTTACCTGGAGTGTGTTTCTAGCGCCTGTAGCTTTGATTCATTTGATCATCTTAGGAACAGCAATTGGCTTACTTCTCGCGCCTTTGGGGACTTTGTATGGGGATGTGGGCAGGGTGATACCGTTAATTGTTACGCCTTGGATGTTGTTAACTCCTGTGATTTTTCCCGTTCCTAAGCAAGGGTGGTTTAGTGTGGTGGTGAGTTGGAATCCTGTTACACCGTTGTTAGTCACAGCCAGGGATTTGGCGATAAGTGGAGTGGTATCCAATCCCACTGGATTTTGGCTAGTGAGTGGTTTGAGTTTTGTGTTGTTATTTGTGGCTTGGATTTTGTATCGGTTGTCAATGCCGTTTATTGTTGAAAGAATGAGTTCTTAG
- a CDS encoding Uma2 family endonuclease → MYQSDVYSKPNYEPLPPRQTLPTMYDLPSEDPEEPGLPDEFHLLQPELLRITFRPPSYAEDNVFTGSDLNLYYDSKHTQWYKRPDWFAVLGVSRFYEETELRLSYVTWYEGTYPFVVVELISPGTENEDLGKNLREVNQPPNKWTVYEQILRIPYYFVYNRYTQEFNCFGLVMNRYQPISINGLGVWLEEAELGLGLWEGEYQGLTRQWLRWYDKDNNWLPTPEERERQRAEQEKQRAEQEKQRAEQEKQRAEQEKQRADLAEAELAKLRQLLAEKGVNLF, encoded by the coding sequence ATGTATCAAAGCGATGTGTATAGCAAACCTAACTATGAGCCATTACCTCCTCGACAAACACTGCCGACGATGTATGATTTACCTAGCGAAGATCCAGAGGAGCCAGGTTTGCCAGACGAATTTCACCTTTTACAACCAGAATTATTGCGTATTACTTTCCGTCCACCTAGTTATGCGGAAGATAATGTATTTACAGGTAGTGACTTAAATTTATACTATGATAGCAAGCATACACAATGGTATAAAAGACCAGATTGGTTTGCGGTATTAGGGGTATCCCGTTTTTATGAAGAAACAGAACTGAGATTAAGTTATGTGACTTGGTATGAAGGAACATATCCCTTTGTGGTGGTAGAACTAATATCACCAGGAACAGAAAACGAAGACTTAGGGAAAAATTTACGGGAAGTTAATCAACCTCCAAATAAATGGACAGTATATGAGCAAATTCTGAGAATCCCCTATTATTTTGTCTATAACCGCTATACCCAGGAGTTTAACTGTTTTGGTTTGGTAATGAACCGCTATCAACCTATCTCTATTAATGGATTAGGGGTATGGTTAGAAGAAGCAGAATTGGGTTTAGGATTATGGGAGGGAGAATATCAAGGATTAACTAGACAGTGGTTACGTTGGTATGATAAAGATAATAACTGGTTGCCTACTCCAGAAGAAAGAGAAAGACAACGGGCTGAACAAGAAAAGCAACGGGCTGAACAAGAAAAGCAACGGGCTGAACAAGAAAAGCAACGGGCTGAACAGGAAAAACAACGGGCTGATTTAGCGGAAGCGGAATTAGCTAAATTAAGACAGTTACTAGCAGAAAAAGGAGTAAATTTATTCTGA